From a single Sebaldella sp. S0638 genomic region:
- a CDS encoding pirin family protein translates to MLRRLPIEKMGESNLGWLRSKFHFSFAEYYNEKNINFGVLRVINDDYIAPGTGFPTHPHRDMEIISYVIEGKLTHKDSMGNESTLERGEVQYMSAGTGVTHSEYNKHAEDLRILQIWVLPDRKGHTPNYGEYKFKYDDRMGKWLHFVSPKDGDAPIKVNQDVNFYVTEIEAGKEAEFEVKEGRQAYIVQIEGKSEINSVAMNPRDGMESIGESLKILSKEKSHILVIEMKEREDLK, encoded by the coding sequence ATGTTAAGAAGATTACCGATAGAAAAAATGGGAGAATCTAATTTAGGATGGTTAAGAAGCAAATTTCACTTTTCATTTGCTGAATATTATAATGAGAAAAATATAAATTTTGGTGTATTAAGAGTGATAAATGACGACTATATAGCTCCGGGGACTGGATTTCCTACACATCCACACAGAGATATGGAAATAATATCATATGTAATAGAAGGAAAACTTACTCATAAAGACAGTATGGGAAATGAATCTACACTTGAAAGAGGAGAAGTACAATATATGAGTGCGGGAACAGGTGTTACACATTCAGAATATAATAAACATGCAGAAGATTTGAGGATTTTGCAGATATGGGTTCTTCCTGACAGAAAAGGACACACACCTAATTACGGAGAATATAAATTTAAATATGACGACAGAATGGGGAAATGGCTTCATTTTGTATCGCCAAAAGATGGGGATGCGCCAATAAAAGTCAATCAGGATGTTAATTTTTATGTAACTGAGATCGAAGCAGGGAAAGAAGCTGAGTTCGAAGTGAAAGAAGGGCGTCAGGCTTATATAGTGCAGATAGAAGGGAAATCAGAGATAAATTCTGTTGCTATGAATCCAAGAGATGGAATGGAAAGTATTGGTGAAAGTCTGAAAATACTTTCAAAAGAAAAATCACATATTCTTGTGATCGAAATGAAAGAAAGAGAAGATTTGAAATAA
- a CDS encoding MurR/RpiR family transcriptional regulator produces MIIQLNDKIKSRLTSSEEQVIKYINENDNKLVDMSIVDIAEETFTSPATVSRAIKKCGVNGFMELRYNLSKKKEEINSSKDINEIFSKSLIETRQTLENISVNQILEVIELIQKSKKIIVVARGLSELVATEFSLKLELMDFNVFTISDPNIMKKFSREADKDHLYIAFTLKGEDQDILTSIRNAHSRDANVIVCSCGSNKELRKYSDHIIMGYKHSNISIKKFEVTSRLPLFVISRVILDYLVMNLEK; encoded by the coding sequence ATGATAATTCAACTAAATGACAAAATTAAATCAAGACTTACCAGTTCGGAAGAGCAGGTAATAAAGTATATTAATGAAAATGATAATAAACTGGTTGATATGTCAATAGTGGATATAGCCGAGGAAACATTTACCTCTCCCGCCACGGTTTCAAGGGCAATTAAAAAATGCGGGGTTAACGGCTTTATGGAACTTAGATATAATTTATCCAAAAAGAAGGAAGAGATAAACAGTTCCAAAGACATAAACGAAATTTTCAGCAAATCATTAATAGAAACAAGACAGACACTGGAAAATATTTCTGTTAATCAGATACTGGAAGTAATTGAGCTGATACAGAAAAGCAAGAAAATAATAGTAGTAGCAAGAGGGCTGAGCGAACTCGTCGCTACAGAGTTTTCACTGAAACTGGAACTTATGGATTTTAATGTATTTACCATATCAGATCCTAATATTATGAAAAAGTTCAGCAGGGAAGCAGATAAGGATCATCTTTATATAGCCTTCACGCTAAAAGGAGAAGATCAGGATATTCTTACTTCTATAAGAAACGCTCATTCACGTGACGCAAATGTAATTGTGTGTTCATGCGGGAGCAATAAGGAGCTTAGGAAATACTCAGACCATATAATCATGGGATATAAGCACTCCAATATTTCAATAAAAAAATTCGAGGTAACTTCGAGATTGCCGTTATTTGTAATATCAAGGGTTATTCTTGACTATCTTGTAATGAATCTGGAAAAATAA
- a CDS encoding PTS fructose transporter subunit IIC, which translates to METNKTNDGIFLIGVTGCPTGVAHTYIAAESLQKAAEKAGISIKVETNGSIGVENSPTPEEIEKAAAVIVACDKQVDLDRFAGKKVLFVPIKKVVKGADETIERVLNEDIPVYKEELAEKASSENKENSSKLNLSTARGNIYKYLMNGVSHMIPFVIVGGILIALSLALGGKPTPQGLQIPEESRWNSILNIGVLGFKLMIPILAGYIAYAIGDRPALAPGIIGGWIANDGSFYNAPSGTGFIGAIIAGFLVGYFVLFMKKFNWPKILQPLLPIMIIPILGTLFIGAVFIFIIGAPIASLMTAMTNVLINLSSGSIVVIGLVMGLMQGFDMGGPFGKVVLLFNLGLIASGQTLFMGAQACAIPVAPLGMAISTFIGRKLFSEEEFENGKAAFAMGLVGISEGAIPFAAADPLAVFPANMIGSAVACIASLLFGVTCSVAHGGPIIVLLGAMNKPFLALLAMILGSLVTAFISLGIKSIRYRKRQLVL; encoded by the coding sequence ATGGAAACAAATAAGACGAATGACGGGATCTTTCTAATTGGTGTAACAGGATGCCCTACAGGGGTGGCTCACACGTACATTGCTGCTGAAAGCCTGCAAAAAGCTGCCGAAAAAGCCGGTATTTCTATTAAGGTAGAAACAAACGGATCAATAGGCGTAGAAAATTCTCCCACACCTGAAGAAATAGAAAAGGCAGCGGCTGTCATTGTTGCATGCGATAAACAGGTTGATTTAGACAGATTTGCCGGGAAAAAAGTGCTTTTTGTCCCAATAAAAAAAGTTGTAAAAGGTGCTGATGAAACTATTGAAAGAGTACTGAACGAAGATATCCCCGTATATAAGGAGGAATTAGCAGAAAAAGCTTCTTCGGAAAACAAAGAAAACAGCAGTAAGCTGAATCTCTCCACTGCTAGGGGTAATATTTACAAATATCTTATGAATGGTGTCTCACACATGATTCCCTTCGTAATAGTCGGTGGAATTTTAATAGCTTTATCTCTGGCACTTGGCGGAAAGCCTACTCCTCAGGGATTACAGATTCCTGAAGAAAGCCGTTGGAACAGTATTTTGAATATAGGAGTTCTCGGTTTTAAGCTTATGATTCCTATATTGGCAGGATATATAGCTTATGCTATAGGTGACAGACCGGCTCTTGCTCCGGGTATTATAGGAGGATGGATTGCCAATGACGGTTCTTTCTACAATGCCCCGTCTGGAACAGGATTTATAGGTGCTATTATTGCCGGATTTCTTGTTGGTTACTTTGTATTATTTATGAAAAAGTTTAACTGGCCTAAGATACTCCAGCCGCTTTTACCTATTATGATTATTCCTATTCTTGGTACATTATTTATAGGTGCTGTATTTATCTTTATTATTGGTGCTCCTATAGCTTCTTTAATGACAGCTATGACAAATGTGCTGATTAATCTTTCGTCTGGAAGTATTGTAGTAATAGGTCTGGTAATGGGACTTATGCAGGGATTCGACATGGGCGGCCCTTTCGGGAAAGTTGTACTGCTCTTTAACCTTGGATTGATTGCCAGCGGACAGACTTTATTTATGGGTGCACAGGCATGTGCAATTCCTGTAGCTCCTCTGGGAATGGCTATTTCTACATTTATCGGAAGAAAGCTTTTTTCCGAGGAAGAATTCGAGAACGGTAAGGCTGCATTTGCAATGGGACTTGTAGGTATCTCAGAGGGTGCAATACCTTTTGCCGCTGCCGATCCTCTTGCAGTATTTCCGGCTAATATGATCGGAAGTGCAGTAGCCTGTATCGCTTCTCTGTTATTCGGAGTTACATGCAGTGTGGCGCACGGAGGCCCTATCATAGTTCTTCTTGGTGCAATGAATAAACCGTTTCTTGCATTACTGGCTATGATTTTAGGTTCACTTGTTACAGCATTTATTTCACTTGGAATAAAATCTATACGTTACAGAAAAAGACAGCTGGTGCTGTAA
- a CDS encoding PTS sugar transporter subunit IIA produces MSTLINENLITLHLDAANKEEVLVKLAELIQNDKKLNCVWKEKELDNCQKCNFCHTEGFVAALKEREESYPTSVGYSFAIPHGKCNSVVESGIAFARLTKEIEWDEDEEVKYVFMIAVSEENASNEHLEILIKLSKSILDDEFREKLENTDSESEVLELLNKYTA; encoded by the coding sequence ATGAGTACATTGATTAATGAAAATCTTATAACACTGCATTTAGATGCGGCAAATAAGGAAGAAGTGCTTGTAAAGCTCGCAGAACTTATACAAAATGACAAAAAGTTAAACTGTGTCTGGAAAGAAAAAGAACTGGATAATTGCCAAAAATGTAATTTCTGTCATACAGAAGGTTTTGTAGCGGCACTGAAAGAAAGAGAGGAAAGTTATCCCACATCTGTAGGTTATTCATTTGCTATTCCTCACGGAAAATGTAATTCAGTGGTGGAATCGGGAATTGCCTTTGCCAGACTCACAAAAGAGATAGAATGGGATGAAGACGAGGAAGTAAAGTATGTTTTTATGATAGCAGTATCTGAGGAAAATGCCTCAAATGAACATTTGGAGATACTGATAAAACTTTCAAAATCTATTTTGGATGATGAATTCAGGGAAAAACTGGAAAATACAGATTCAGAATCAGAAGTATTGGAACTTCTGAATAAATATACAGCATAA
- the pfkB gene encoding 1-phosphofructokinase — protein MIYTLTTNPAIDMNINTKTLKPSYVNRTDEVGYTPNGKGINVSFVLGHYGIESKILGFFGGFSGHYIVDEIKKRNFVIEPVWIDDEITRINIFINSNGEEYKLVNKGGNVNSEKQQELLKLIESKEDCTHLSISGSLPAGIEESYYHEILKICKEKGIEIILDISSKELKELLKYEPLLIKPNDDEIKEVFGMEITDENSVKEVMKHLHGLGAKNVLMTMGAKGLYFSNKEKIWFCDAPKITLLSSACSGDSCLAAFLSEWLMGKDIEYALKKASATGANVAESMAIGDLKKVDKYIESLNIKEVK, from the coding sequence TTGATTTACACATTGACAACTAATCCAGCGATAGATATGAACATAAATACAAAAACTTTGAAACCCTCATATGTTAACAGAACAGACGAAGTAGGCTATACGCCTAACGGAAAAGGAATAAATGTTTCGTTTGTACTGGGACATTACGGGATTGAAAGTAAAATTTTAGGTTTTTTTGGCGGATTTTCCGGACATTACATCGTAGATGAGATAAAGAAGAGAAACTTTGTAATCGAGCCTGTATGGATAGATGACGAAATTACAAGAATCAATATTTTTATCAACAGTAACGGTGAAGAGTATAAACTTGTCAATAAAGGAGGTAATGTAAATTCTGAGAAACAGCAGGAACTTTTGAAATTAATAGAATCAAAAGAGGATTGTACGCATTTATCAATAAGCGGAAGCCTTCCTGCAGGAATCGAGGAATCATATTATCACGAAATATTGAAGATTTGTAAGGAAAAAGGTATAGAAATTATTCTGGACATAAGTTCAAAAGAATTGAAGGAGCTTTTGAAATATGAGCCTTTACTTATAAAGCCGAATGATGATGAAATAAAAGAAGTATTCGGCATGGAAATAACAGATGAAAACAGCGTAAAGGAAGTAATGAAACATCTTCACGGACTCGGGGCGAAAAATGTTCTTATGACAATGGGAGCAAAAGGTCTTTATTTCTCAAACAAAGAAAAAATATGGTTCTGTGACGCGCCAAAAATCACACTTTTAAGTTCGGCATGTTCAGGTGATTCGTGTTTAGCGGCTTTTTTAAGCGAATGGCTGATGGGGAAAGACATCGAATATGCATTAAAAAAAGCTTCTGCTACAGGAGCAAATGTTGCCGAATCTATGGCAATCGGAGATTTGAAAAAAGTAGACAAATACATTGAAAGTTTAAATATCAAGGAGGTAAAATAG
- a CDS encoding glycyl-radical enzyme activating protein produces MDRKGVILDIQKFSIHDGPGIRTTVFLKGCPLNCLWCHNPESKKFQPQLSYDANKCIMCGKCETVCPANVHKFENNKHCTDYSKCILCGKCVEACLVNALSIYGKSMSVNEIISEVKKDKKFFDNTGGGITISGGEPLSQQEFTAALAKEAKEQGIHVTVETSGFASKESVERVAEYTDLFLFDYKVSEDELSEKLIGIKDLNKILENLDLICSKKKDIIIRCPFIPKHNITEKHFRKIAELEKKYPDLLGIEILPYHNFGKNKADSIGDEYEVEVKMPEDSEVDSWLVKFRELGCKKVYRNK; encoded by the coding sequence ATGGACAGAAAAGGAGTCATACTGGATATACAAAAATTTTCAATACATGACGGTCCGGGAATAAGAACAACGGTTTTTTTGAAGGGGTGTCCGCTGAACTGTCTATGGTGCCATAATCCTGAATCAAAAAAATTTCAGCCGCAGTTATCATATGATGCAAATAAATGTATAATGTGTGGTAAATGTGAAACAGTATGTCCGGCAAATGTACATAAATTTGAAAATAACAAACACTGTACAGATTATTCAAAATGCATATTATGCGGTAAGTGTGTCGAAGCATGTCTGGTAAATGCATTAAGTATATATGGAAAATCAATGAGCGTAAATGAAATTATATCCGAAGTAAAAAAAGACAAAAAATTCTTTGATAATACAGGCGGAGGGATTACTATTTCAGGCGGAGAGCCGCTTAGTCAGCAGGAATTCACAGCAGCTCTGGCAAAAGAGGCAAAAGAGCAGGGAATACACGTAACTGTAGAAACAAGCGGTTTTGCCTCAAAGGAAAGTGTGGAAAGAGTAGCAGAGTATACTGACTTATTCTTGTTTGACTATAAAGTAAGTGAGGATGAATTATCTGAAAAATTAATAGGTATTAAGGATTTAAACAAAATTTTAGAAAATTTGGACTTAATTTGCTCAAAGAAAAAGGATATAATAATAAGATGTCCGTTTATACCCAAACATAATATAACAGAAAAACATTTTAGGAAAATAGCAGAGCTTGAGAAGAAATATCCTGATCTTCTGGGAATAGAAATTCTTCCTTATCACAATTTTGGCAAGAATAAAGCAGACAGTATAGGTGATGAGTATGAGGTGGAAGTAAAAATGCCCGAAGACAGTGAAGTGGATAGCTGGCTTGTGAAATTCAGGGAACTTGGATGTAAAAAAGTATACAGAAACAAGTAA
- a CDS encoding DUF896 domain-containing protein → MEMRNIITEINRYTSISRERELTNTEKNERSTYRKLYLKKFRENFRNHLDNIKVVYVDENGNEINPH, encoded by the coding sequence ATGGAAATGAGAAATATAATAACTGAAATAAATCGTTATACAAGTATATCAAGAGAAAGAGAATTAACAAATACAGAAAAAAATGAAAGAAGCACATATAGAAAACTTTATTTGAAAAAATTCAGGGAAAATTTTAGAAACCACCTTGATAATATAAAAGTAGTATATGTAGATGAAAATGGAAATGAAATAAATCCGCACTAA
- a CDS encoding pyruvate formate lyase family protein: MNDKSVVEQVEVNKKVECEKTLEEQLNVMEEYTRTHEKYSNGNIFKRELECLKVIYPKMFRNIEKQDLVLGRVDALPVGFGSVTSIGGVGHYCIFSKLKAFREKLTDETMKARVDVMEKYWDKNDTRTIYFNDVLKDDTMGKFVDVKYPAIATARLSGMYLNYNILVENGVSGLREILTKKLENTNDEKKQHVYKSFLGCLDMLVKTADYHIELAKTAKNEADEKRRKELDNLITAMENIKVRKPVTLLEGIQLTWFFSLLAAVVNFGRMDDYLGELLAADLKAGRLTEDEAKEYIKSLFKLIEFRKTTVNGRVIVGGKGRKNPKTADIFCKLAIQAVRENKDTEPQFTLRIYSGMNEEIYNDALDAIGEGLTYPILYNDDVNVPAVMNSMQVDEKTAEQYVPFGCGEFVISGKSVGTPNTCMNILKILNISLNGGIDPWDNLNKSGGVELKTPDKITDFNEVVSQYKKLLDYYIDITSKAQAYSYKVMNNLCGFIFTSLLTDDCIGRGEMLLDGGVEYLGGTNELYGNTNATDSLTAIKKVVFEDKKYTLAEVVEAVNKNFNGFEEMRRALVNAPKYGNDDSYADDIAVDIHNYICNGIRNSAKEAGLFSYLVVIINNQVNTEWGRATSASADGRLSGVYMSNANNPQSGADKNGPTAMLNSLVKLKANLHAGSVQNIKFSKNMFNSNRDIMKGMFKTYFENGGPQLMVTVVGKGELEEAYKNPEKFPNLVVRVGGFSAKFVNLDRDVQEEILNRTLND, translated from the coding sequence ATGAATGATAAAAGCGTAGTTGAGCAAGTGGAAGTAAATAAAAAGGTAGAATGTGAAAAGACACTTGAGGAACAGCTTAATGTAATGGAAGAATATACCAGAACACACGAGAAATATTCAAACGGTAATATTTTTAAAAGAGAACTGGAATGTCTGAAAGTAATATATCCGAAAATGTTCAGAAATATAGAGAAACAGGATCTTGTTCTCGGTCGTGTGGACGCACTTCCTGTAGGATTCGGGAGTGTGACTTCTATAGGCGGAGTGGGGCATTATTGTATCTTTTCCAAGTTAAAGGCTTTCAGGGAAAAACTTACTGATGAAACTATGAAAGCAAGAGTAGATGTAATGGAAAAATACTGGGATAAAAATGATACAAGAACTATATATTTTAATGATGTGCTAAAAGATGACACAATGGGAAAATTTGTGGATGTAAAGTATCCGGCAATAGCTACTGCAAGGCTCAGCGGAATGTATCTTAATTATAACATTCTGGTAGAAAACGGAGTATCAGGACTAAGAGAGATTCTTACGAAAAAACTGGAAAATACAAATGATGAAAAAAAACAGCATGTTTATAAAAGCTTTTTAGGATGTCTTGATATGCTTGTAAAAACAGCAGATTATCATATAGAACTGGCAAAAACAGCTAAAAATGAAGCAGATGAAAAAAGAAGAAAAGAACTGGACAATCTGATCACGGCAATGGAAAATATAAAAGTAAGAAAACCGGTAACATTACTGGAAGGTATACAGCTTACATGGTTTTTCAGCCTGCTGGCAGCTGTGGTAAATTTCGGAAGAATGGATGATTACCTTGGAGAACTGTTAGCAGCAGACCTGAAAGCCGGAAGACTTACCGAAGATGAAGCCAAAGAGTACATAAAATCACTCTTTAAACTGATTGAATTCAGAAAAACAACAGTAAACGGAAGAGTAATAGTAGGCGGAAAAGGAAGAAAAAATCCAAAAACTGCTGATATATTCTGTAAACTTGCAATACAGGCAGTAAGAGAAAATAAAGATACCGAACCTCAGTTTACATTGAGAATTTATAGCGGAATGAACGAAGAAATCTATAATGATGCTTTGGATGCAATAGGTGAGGGACTAACATATCCTATTCTGTACAATGATGATGTGAATGTTCCCGCAGTTATGAATTCTATGCAGGTAGATGAAAAAACAGCGGAACAGTATGTACCTTTCGGGTGCGGGGAATTTGTTATATCCGGGAAAAGTGTAGGAACACCAAATACATGTATGAATATACTGAAAATTTTGAATATTTCGTTAAACGGCGGGATAGATCCGTGGGATAATTTAAATAAAAGCGGAGGTGTGGAATTAAAAACACCTGATAAAATAACAGATTTTAACGAAGTAGTCAGCCAGTATAAAAAGCTTCTTGATTATTATATTGATATCACATCAAAAGCTCAGGCATATTCATATAAAGTGATGAATAATCTGTGCGGCTTTATATTTACAAGCCTTCTTACAGACGACTGTATAGGAAGGGGAGAGATGCTTCTTGACGGCGGAGTGGAGTATCTCGGCGGAACAAATGAATTATACGGCAATACTAATGCCACAGATTCATTAACAGCCATAAAAAAAGTAGTATTTGAAGATAAAAAATATACACTGGCAGAAGTAGTGGAGGCTGTGAATAAAAACTTTAATGGTTTTGAGGAGATGAGAAGAGCACTGGTAAATGCGCCGAAATACGGTAATGATGATTCTTATGCAGATGATATAGCTGTGGATATACATAATTACATCTGTAATGGTATAAGAAATTCAGCAAAAGAAGCAGGATTATTTTCTTATCTGGTTGTTATAATAAATAATCAGGTAAATACAGAATGGGGAAGAGCAACAAGCGCTTCTGCTGACGGAAGACTTTCGGGAGTATATATGAGTAATGCAAATAATCCCCAAAGCGGTGCAGATAAAAACGGTCCTACGGCAATGTTAAATTCACTGGTAAAATTAAAAGCAAATCTTCATGCCGGTTCTGTACAAAATATAAAATTCAGCAAAAATATGTTTAACAGCAACAGAGATATAATGAAAGGCATGTTCAAAACTTATTTTGAGAACGGCGGCCCTCAGTTAATGGTAACTGTGGTAGGAAAAGGAGAGCTCGAAGAAGCATATAAGAATCCTGAAAAGTTTCCTAATCTTGTAGTAAGAGTAGGAGGATTCAGTGCAAAATTCGTAAATCTGGACAGAGATGTACAGGAAGAAATTTTGAACAGAACGCTGAATGATTAA